A single genomic interval of Campylobacter sp. MIT 12-8780 harbors:
- the rnc gene encoding ribonuclease III, whose amino-acid sequence MKNLQDKLGYHFKDEKLLKAALTHKSSKKTYNNERLEFLGDAVLDLVVGEFLFHKFKDQAEGDLSKLRAALVNEKSFMQIALSLDLGSYLFMSVAEENNGGRAKPSILSDAFEAIIAAIFLEAGFLKAKEVVLALLESIYPNIDAKELIKDYKTKLQEFTQGMMAQTPEYELIRAFGPDHLKQFEIALKLDNKEVSRATSKSKKEAQQLAAKIALEKLGVL is encoded by the coding sequence ATGAAAAATTTACAAGATAAGCTTGGCTATCATTTCAAAGACGAGAAGCTTTTAAAAGCAGCTTTAACGCATAAAAGCTCCAAAAAAACCTATAATAACGAAAGGCTTGAATTCCTAGGTGATGCTGTGCTTGATCTTGTTGTGGGCGAGTTCTTGTTTCATAAATTTAAAGATCAAGCTGAAGGGGATTTATCAAAACTAAGAGCCGCGCTTGTGAATGAAAAATCTTTTATGCAAATTGCTTTAAGTCTTGATCTTGGCTCATATCTTTTTATGTCAGTTGCTGAAGAAAACAATGGTGGAAGAGCTAAACCTTCTATACTTTCAGACGCTTTTGAAGCCATTATCGCAGCGATTTTTTTAGAAGCTGGTTTTTTAAAAGCAAAAGAAGTTGTTTTAGCCCTTTTAGAAAGCATTTATCCAAATATAGACGCAAAAGAGCTTATTAAGGATTATAAAACCAAGCTACAAGAATTTACACAAGGTATGATGGCTCAAACACCAGAATATGAGCTTATCCGTGCCTTTGGACCAGATCATTTAAAGCAGTTTGAAATCGCTTTAAAGCTTGATAACAAAGAAGTCTCAAGAGCCACTTCAAAGAGCAAAAAAGAAGCCCAGCAGCTTGCGGCAAAAATCGCTCTTGAAAAATTAGGAGTTTTATGA
- the rnhA gene encoding ribonuclease HI: MKKIEIYTDGSCLENPGFGGWAYILCYKKHQKEGFGAKADTTNNQMELQAIIEALKALKEPCEIALFTDSNLMVRSINEWLEGWIKKDFKGKKNVMLWKEYLSLAKDHKIKAFWIKAHNGHELNERCDHLAKTAALTLKEETKNCN, encoded by the coding sequence ATGAAGAAGATTGAAATTTATACAGATGGCTCTTGTCTTGAAAATCCGGGCTTTGGCGGCTGGGCGTATATACTTTGCTATAAAAAACATCAAAAAGAAGGCTTTGGGGCAAAAGCTGATACTACAAATAACCAAATGGAGCTTCAAGCGATTATTGAGGCTTTAAAAGCTTTAAAAGAACCATGTGAAATTGCTCTTTTTACGGACTCAAATTTAATGGTAAGAAGCATAAATGAATGGCTTGAAGGCTGGATAAAAAAAGACTTTAAAGGCAAAAAAAATGTTATGCTTTGGAAAGAATACCTTAGCTTAGCCAAAGATCACAAAATCAAAGCCTTTTGGATCAAGGCACACAACGGACATGAGCTTAACGAGCGTTGCGATCACTTAGCCAAAACGGCGGCTTTAACACTAAAAGAAGAGACAAAAAATTGTAACTAA
- a CDS encoding tetratricopeptide repeat protein: protein MDFFFVEYRDPIVGLIILTILIFVVAVGHYFYRIYASRGEEKGLGDFIKKFEIENEHKALLRASSLNLNSLHFLGSVFSKSGEFEKAVQIYLIALEKTKSKDEQELIFYDLAEVYFKAGFLQKSAEVLLNALKTRPRNIKALKLLKLVYLRLRKFDEVLYTLDSLFELGLEVSKERAFIKALKLQNLPQNLNQKIDQRAQLSLQLDENNDLIKRFVFEQYKVSVHGDFKLFIDLLYKSKTPIFLEDEAYFELFCALGLCKPEKKHKFKDKKLQMLQILKDNDFKAKLSFSFVCLSCKTTMPLFFYHCPLCYEFAQCKILYEVRSDEED, encoded by the coding sequence ATGGACTTTTTTTTCGTAGAGTATAGAGATCCTATTGTAGGGCTTATCATACTGACGATTTTAATTTTTGTCGTGGCTGTGGGACATTATTTTTATAGAATTTATGCAAGCAGGGGTGAGGAAAAAGGGCTTGGGGATTTTATCAAGAAATTTGAGATAGAAAACGAACACAAAGCCTTACTGCGAGCATCTAGCCTCAATCTTAACTCTTTGCATTTTTTAGGTAGTGTTTTTAGCAAAAGCGGGGAATTTGAAAAAGCGGTGCAAATTTATCTCATCGCCCTTGAAAAAACGAAAAGCAAAGACGAACAAGAGCTGATTTTTTATGATTTGGCTGAGGTGTATTTTAAGGCTGGTTTTTTGCAAAAAAGTGCTGAGGTATTGCTCAATGCTTTAAAAACTCGCCCACGAAATATCAAGGCTTTAAAACTTTTAAAACTTGTATATCTAAGGCTAAGAAAGTTTGATGAGGTACTTTATACTTTGGATAGTCTTTTTGAATTAGGACTTGAAGTAAGTAAAGAAAGGGCTTTTATCAAGGCATTAAAGCTTCAAAACTTGCCTCAAAATTTAAATCAAAAAATAGATCAAAGAGCCCAGCTTTCTTTACAACTTGATGAGAATAATGATCTTATCAAACGTTTTGTTTTTGAGCAGTATAAAGTAAGCGTGCATGGGGATTTTAAGCTGTTTATTGATCTGCTTTATAAGAGCAAAACACCGATTTTTTTAGAAGATGAGGCGTATTTTGAGCTTTTTTGTGCTTTGGGGCTTTGCAAACCAGAAAAAAAACACAAATTTAAAGATAAAAAACTTCAAATGCTTCAAATTCTAAAGGATAACGATTTTAAAGCCAAACTTAGCTTTTCTTTTGTGTGCTTGTCGTGCAAAACGACTATGCCTTTGTTTTTTTATCATTGTCCGCTTTGTTACGAGTTTGCACAATGTAAAATTTTATATGAAGTTCGTTCAGATGAAGAAGATTGA
- a CDS encoding alpha/beta hydrolase, producing MKRRSFLQGSMILGVGAFVSPILAKEHKGTNKEDKMTQELANESTQALNNAKKNPFGLVYEGAISKNEANKVQIHPVSYTNKGLKLAANLYTPANFKANKKYPALVIAHPNGGVKEQVAGLYAQKMAERGYITLAFDSAYQGASEGLPRNVDIPANRTEDIRAALDFLEKQSGVDREKLGIIGICGGGGYTLKAAQSDKRFKAVATLSMFDTGLVRRNGFLDSELNTIQERLEKASKARQEEALTGKVSYIGAAPKKLSEAELAKISTDLYREGMVYYGDTHAHPNSTFAYTTSSLLDLMSFNVSDNIELLNQPLLMIVGDKADTAYMSERIFKLATKAQDKKLIKLKNATHIQTYYRSDLVEAALESFDTFFKEKL from the coding sequence ATGAAAAGACGCAGTTTTTTGCAAGGTTCTATGATCTTAGGTGTTGGTGCTTTTGTAAGTCCAATTTTAGCCAAAGAGCATAAGGGGACAAATAAGGAGGATAAAATGACACAAGAATTAGCAAATGAAAGCACTCAAGCTTTAAACAATGCTAAGAAAAATCCTTTTGGCTTAGTTTATGAAGGAGCAATAAGCAAAAATGAAGCAAATAAGGTGCAAATTCACCCAGTAAGCTATACCAACAAAGGCTTAAAGCTGGCTGCCAATCTTTACACACCAGCAAATTTTAAGGCAAATAAAAAATACCCAGCCCTAGTTATAGCTCACCCAAATGGAGGGGTAAAAGAACAAGTTGCAGGGCTTTATGCTCAAAAAATGGCTGAAAGAGGCTATATCACTTTAGCTTTTGATTCAGCCTATCAAGGAGCAAGTGAGGGCTTGCCAAGAAATGTTGATATCCCAGCAAATAGAACAGAAGACATAAGAGCTGCTCTTGATTTTTTAGAAAAACAAAGTGGAGTGGATAGAGAAAAGCTTGGCATTATAGGAATTTGTGGAGGTGGAGGCTATACCTTAAAAGCTGCACAAAGTGATAAACGTTTTAAGGCAGTAGCGACTTTAAGTATGTTTGATACAGGTTTAGTAAGAAGAAATGGCTTTTTAGACTCTGAGCTAAACACCATACAAGAGCGTTTAGAAAAAGCAAGTAAAGCAAGGCAGGAAGAGGCTTTAACAGGAAAAGTAAGCTACATAGGCGCAGCTCCTAAAAAGCTAAGTGAGGCTGAGCTAGCAAAAATTAGCACAGATTTGTATAGAGAGGGCATGGTGTATTATGGTGATACACACGCTCATCCAAACTCAACTTTTGCTTATACGACAAGTTCCTTGCTTGATTTGATGAGCTTTAATGTGAGTGATAATATAGAGCTTTTAAATCAACCCTTACTTATGATAGTAGGCGATAAGGCTGATACTGCTTATATGAGTGAAAGAATTTTCAAGCTAGCGACTAAGGCTCAAGATAAAAAGCTCATCAAGCTTAAAAATGCTACTCATATACAAACTTATTATAGGAGTGATTTGGTTGAAGCTGCACTTGAAAGCTTTGATACATTTTTTAAGGAAAAGTTATAA
- a CDS encoding NAD(P)-binding protein has product MLRRDFLNGMALTLAASMSPLQFLNAKELDLDEKYYPPAWQGLRGSNDEAYEFAHMLRDGENFDFKSVSPFQNYDLVIVGAGLSGLSAACFYQEKFGKDKSILILDNHDDFGGHARRNEIRLKDGTLISYGGSESFQSPKALYSKEVLHLLDTLKISVDGLAKCFDVSFYPNLGLSRGVFFAKEHFGEAKVVNGNPRKVICDDIPEELNNGKDMKDFINEFPLSNEDKLALIALFTQPKDYLKGMNKKQREHFMAKTSYKDFLINQVKLKPSAIAFFEGMTDDFLALGIDAISCDDARYSFLPGFDGLNLEPIEGEALAEMEEPYIYHAPDGNAMVARLMVKKLIPSVSKQDEDMISVNASVFDYSKLDKRGNKVRLRLKSTVLNVENQKDKVFVSYISAKDKKIYKVEAKKVIMANYNSMIPYMIPNLPKAQKEALSKNVKTSLLHTKVVIRNWQSFMKLKVHELYCPKMPYARVKLDYPVDVGSYKHPRDPKKPIVVHMVCSPLALADSQGIDLAGLDARDRARIGRNILYAMSFDEHEKIIRDQLQAMLGASGFNHKKDIQAIVLNRWGHCYTYTYNSLFEDEKDDEKIIAQAKKPFGNISIANSDAAHSAYMHSAIDEAYRAVQEL; this is encoded by the coding sequence ATGTTAAGAAGAGACTTTTTAAACGGAATGGCTTTGACTTTAGCAGCAAGCATGAGCCCTTTGCAGTTTTTAAATGCAAAAGAACTTGACTTAGATGAGAAGTATTATCCACCAGCTTGGCAAGGACTTAGAGGCAGCAATGATGAAGCTTATGAGTTTGCTCATATGTTAAGAGATGGAGAAAACTTTGATTTTAAGAGTGTTAGTCCTTTTCAAAACTATGATTTAGTTATCGTTGGTGCTGGGCTTAGTGGCTTAAGTGCGGCTTGTTTTTATCAAGAAAAATTTGGCAAAGATAAAAGCATACTGATCTTAGATAATCACGATGATTTTGGAGGACATGCAAGACGCAATGAAATCAGGCTTAAAGATGGCACACTTATCAGTTATGGAGGAAGTGAAAGCTTTCAGTCTCCAAAAGCCTTATACTCAAAAGAGGTGCTTCATTTGCTTGATACTTTAAAAATCAGCGTTGATGGCTTGGCAAAATGCTTTGATGTAAGCTTTTATCCAAATTTAGGCTTAAGTCGAGGGGTATTTTTTGCTAAAGAACATTTTGGCGAGGCAAAGGTTGTAAATGGCAATCCAAGAAAAGTCATTTGTGATGATATACCTGAAGAATTAAACAATGGCAAGGATATGAAGGATTTTATCAACGAATTCCCTCTTTCAAATGAAGACAAACTTGCCCTAATCGCCCTTTTTACCCAGCCAAAAGACTATCTTAAAGGCATGAATAAAAAGCAAAGAGAACATTTTATGGCAAAAACAAGCTATAAAGACTTCTTAATCAATCAAGTCAAGCTCAAGCCTTCAGCTATAGCCTTTTTTGAGGGTATGACTGATGACTTTTTAGCCTTAGGCATAGATGCCATTTCTTGTGATGATGCAAGATATAGCTTTTTACCCGGCTTTGATGGCTTGAATTTAGAGCCTATAGAGGGCGAGGCTTTGGCTGAAATGGAAGAGCCTTATATCTATCACGCACCAGATGGCAATGCTATGGTAGCAAGACTTATGGTAAAAAAGCTTATCCCAAGTGTAAGCAAGCAAGATGAGGATATGATAAGCGTGAATGCTTCTGTGTTTGATTATTCAAAGCTTGATAAAAGGGGCAATAAAGTTCGTTTAAGGCTTAAAAGCACGGTTTTAAATGTTGAAAATCAAAAAGATAAAGTCTTTGTCTCTTATATCAGTGCTAAAGATAAGAAAATTTACAAGGTTGAGGCTAAAAAAGTCATCATGGCAAATTATAATAGCATGATACCTTATATGATACCAAACTTACCAAAGGCTCAAAAAGAGGCTTTAAGTAAAAATGTTAAAACCTCACTTTTGCATACCAAAGTCGTGATTAGAAATTGGCAAAGCTTTATGAAGCTTAAGGTGCATGAGCTGTATTGTCCTAAAATGCCTTATGCAAGGGTAAAACTTGATTATCCTGTAGATGTTGGCTCTTATAAACATCCAAGGGACCCTAAAAAGCCTATAGTGGTGCATATGGTTTGCTCACCTTTAGCTTTAGCTGATTCTCAAGGTATTGATCTTGCCGGACTTGATGCAAGAGATAGAGCAAGAATAGGACGCAATATACTCTATGCTATGAGTTTTGATGAGCATGAAAAAATCATTAGAGATCAGCTTCAAGCCATGCTTGGTGCAAGTGGCTTTAATCACAAAAAAGACATACAAGCCATAGTGCTTAACCGCTGGGGGCACTGCTATACTTATACTTATAATTCGCTTTTTGAAGATGAAAAAGATGATGAAAAGATCATAGCACAAGCTAAAAAACCTTTTGGCAATATTAGCATAGCAAACTCAGATGCAGCACATTCAGCCTATATGCACTCAGCCATAGATGAAGCTTATAGAGCTGTGCAGGAGCTTTGA
- a CDS encoding carboxymuconolactone decarboxylase family protein has translation MQKRRAFFKQISVLALAFSSLSLYAEQKTAKIKEDIMKLNQKAKELFNKFFSSTQLELAKSDTEFMGNFINFSLSEAYVTSKLDDKTKFKLILAALVANEGLSEFDTYARAALKAGVKAGEIKELLYQATPYVGFARSASFIKQSARLFKELNIKLEDNRGTTNENNRFEKGLQTQVDIFGEGMRQIPKDMPKDTHFIRAFLSANCFGDYYTRKGLDLKFRELLTFVILAALGGVEPQLKGHIRGNLNMGNDRSILISAIAVIIPFIGYPKTLNAFSAINEITKP, from the coding sequence ATGCAAAAAAGAAGGGCATTTTTTAAGCAAATAAGTGTATTGGCTCTAGCTTTTTCAAGCTTAAGTCTATATGCAGAGCAAAAAACAGCAAAGATAAAGGAGGATATAATGAAGCTTAATCAAAAAGCAAAAGAACTTTTTAATAAATTTTTTAGCTCAACACAGCTTGAACTAGCTAAAAGTGATACCGAGTTTATGGGTAATTTTATAAATTTTAGCCTTTCAGAAGCTTATGTCACAAGCAAGCTTGATGATAAAACCAAATTCAAGCTCATCTTAGCAGCCCTTGTAGCAAATGAGGGTTTAAGCGAGTTTGACACTTATGCAAGAGCAGCCTTAAAAGCTGGTGTAAAAGCTGGAGAGATCAAAGAACTTTTATATCAAGCTACGCCTTATGTGGGTTTTGCAAGGAGTGCAAGTTTTATCAAGCAAAGTGCAAGGCTTTTTAAGGAGCTAAACATAAAACTAGAGGATAACAGAGGCACGACAAATGAAAATAACCGCTTTGAAAAGGGCTTGCAAACTCAAGTGGATATATTTGGAGAAGGTATGAGGCAAATTCCAAAGGATATGCCTAAGGATACGCATTTTATCCGTGCTTTTTTATCGGCAAATTGTTTTGGGGATTATTATACAAGAAAGGGACTTGATTTAAAATTTAGAGAGCTTTTAACCTTTGTGATTTTAGCTGCTCTTGGTGGGGTAGAACCTCAGTTAAAAGGGCATATTAGAGGCAATCTTAACATGGGAAATGATCGCTCTATCTTAATTTCAGCCATAGCTGTCATTATCCCATTCATAGGCTATCCAAAGACTTTAAATGCCTTTAGTGCGATTAATGAAATCACTAAGCCTTAG
- a CDS encoding cytochrome P460 family protein: MKMRLLLACSGFLTLLMANQNLAFPKEYKEGVLYTSVIRGGVIEDIYAPKEAILALKEGKNLPDQTIITMEEYANDAGVRAGLNRYIIMQKQGKEWKFQAFKADKSLNSAENTTRCLNCHKSISGEDIVFSLEAMRSYKGE; the protein is encoded by the coding sequence ATGAAAATGAGGCTTTTGCTTGCTTGCTCTGGCTTTTTAACCTTGCTTATGGCAAATCAAAACTTAGCCTTTCCAAAAGAGTATAAAGAAGGCGTGCTTTATACAAGTGTGATTCGTGGGGGCGTGATCGAGGATATTTATGCACCAAAGGAGGCAATTTTAGCTTTAAAAGAGGGTAAAAACTTGCCTGATCAAACTATCATTACTATGGAAGAATACGCAAATGATGCAGGAGTAAGAGCAGGGCTTAATCGCTATATCATCATGCAAAAGCAAGGTAAAGAGTGGAAATTTCAAGCTTTTAAAGCAGATAAAAGCCTTAATAGTGCTGAAAATACCACAAGGTGTTTAAATTGTCACAAAAGCATAAGCGGGGAAGATATAGTCTTTAGCCTTGAAGCCATGAGAAGCTATAAAGGGGAGTAA
- a CDS encoding cupin domain-containing protein — MKSFKGDAKIFSGEVKVTSMFGTNEHRNVSGGLVEFSPGARSAWHTHPAGQTLIVVEGEIYTGTENGITQIAKKGDVIECPVGVKHWHGAGATQKGVHIALTGVKDGQNVTWLEKLSDEEYEKAIKNAK, encoded by the coding sequence ATGAAAAGCTTTAAAGGCGATGCAAAAATCTTTAGTGGAGAAGTTAAGGTTACTTCTATGTTTGGCACAAATGAACACCGCAATGTAAGTGGAGGTTTGGTTGAGTTTAGCCCGGGTGCAAGAAGCGCTTGGCATACGCATCCAGCAGGACAAACTTTGATTGTCGTAGAAGGAGAAATTTACACAGGCACAGAAAATGGCATTACGCAAATTGCCAAAAAAGGCGATGTGATAGAATGCCCAGTTGGTGTAAAACACTGGCATGGAGCAGGTGCTACGCAAAAAGGCGTTCATATCGCTTTAACAGGTGTCAAAGATGGACAAAATGTAACTTGGCTTGAAAAATTAAGCGATGAAGAATATGAAAAAGCGATCAAAAACGCTAAATAA
- a CDS encoding MFS transporter yields MSLKRKYKLFNRDFMCIFWINFFIYTMFYMSTITCSDYSLLILKENASMAGLVTCVFVIGALFSRIYYGSIVDSINFKKALLIFLPLLFCINIAYLFAHSILALVLIRFVSGVFFGLCSCVCGAAVARLIPSNKRGAGIGYYALSAILASALGPFLAIKLDSAGAFLTSFILCLVCIVLCFILALIFQVRAKKFEFKAVQGSKIHIYNYIEKSCLSLAVVVFLIGCAYGLILAFMSVYSKTLNLSFAGSFFFGIYAFVALFSRPIAGKIFDKLGADFIIVPSLLFFIACLIILAYAQNSAMIFLSAVLCALGYGNACSACQSLAIKLAPKHKMGLATSTYFIALDLGIGTSPYFLGILEPFVGFSRLYEIAAALSFVALIVYFYSSCLKKKALKKG; encoded by the coding sequence ATGAGCCTAAAAAGAAAATATAAGCTTTTTAACAGGGATTTTATGTGTATATTTTGGATTAATTTTTTTATTTATACTATGTTTTATATGAGCACTATTACTTGTTCTGATTATAGTTTGCTTATCTTAAAAGAAAATGCAAGTATGGCAGGGCTTGTGACTTGTGTTTTTGTTATTGGAGCTTTATTTTCAAGAATTTATTATGGCTCAATAGTTGATAGTATCAATTTTAAAAAAGCCCTACTTATCTTTTTACCTTTGCTCTTTTGTATCAATATCGCCTATTTGTTCGCTCATAGCATTTTAGCCCTTGTGCTCATTCGCTTTGTTTCAGGTGTATTTTTTGGGCTATGTTCTTGTGTTTGCGGTGCAGCTGTAGCAAGACTTATACCAAGCAATAAAAGAGGTGCTGGCATAGGTTATTATGCTTTAAGTGCTATTTTAGCTTCTGCTTTGGGTCCATTTTTGGCTATAAAGCTTGATTCTGCTGGGGCTTTTCTTACAAGTTTTATCCTCTGTCTTGTGTGTATAGTGCTTTGTTTTATCCTTGCTTTGATCTTTCAAGTAAGGGCTAAAAAGTTTGAGTTTAAAGCTGTGCAAGGCTCTAAAATACATATTTATAATTATATAGAAAAAAGTTGCTTAAGCCTTGCTGTGGTGGTGTTTTTAATAGGCTGTGCTTATGGGCTTATATTAGCTTTTATGAGTGTATATTCAAAGACTTTAAATTTAAGCTTTGCAGGCTCATTTTTCTTTGGAATTTATGCCTTTGTGGCTTTATTTTCTCGTCCTATAGCTGGGAAAATTTTTGATAAGCTTGGGGCGGATTTTATTATCGTTCCCTCGCTTTTATTTTTCATCGCTTGTCTTATCATCTTAGCTTATGCGCAAAACTCAGCTATGATTTTTTTATCTGCCGTGCTTTGTGCTTTAGGTTATGGCAATGCTTGTTCAGCTTGTCAATCTTTAGCCATAAAACTTGCCCCAAAGCACAAAATGGGACTGGCTACTTCAACTTATTTTATCGCTCTTGATCTTGGTATAGGCACTAGTCCTTATTTTTTAGGCATTTTAGAACCTTTTGTAGGCTTTTCGCGTCTTTATGAAATCGCTGCAGCTCTTAGCTTTGTGGCTCTTATTGTTTATTTTTACTCATCATGCTTAAAGAAAAAAGCTTTAAAGAAAGGCTAA
- a CDS encoding MarR family winged helix-turn-helix transcriptional regulator — protein sequence MFFQKIALMHRKIVYNVNKILKPFGLSLSDWRVFLYLSHTKSTALVPICEFYDLDKAILTRSVSKLHKLGFIDFLEAEDKREKIITLSASGKAIYYDINFCIREYEAKILADINAKDKEFFIQIIDKINQKLEY from the coding sequence ATGTTCTTTCAAAAAATAGCTTTAATGCACAGAAAGATAGTTTATAATGTCAATAAAATTTTAAAACCCTTTGGCTTGAGCCTGAGTGATTGGCGTGTGTTTTTGTATCTTAGCCATACAAAAAGCACTGCTTTGGTGCCAATTTGTGAATTTTATGATCTTGACAAGGCTATACTGACAAGATCAGTTTCAAAGCTTCATAAACTAGGTTTTATAGACTTTTTAGAAGCTGAAGATAAAAGAGAAAAGATCATTACTTTAAGTGCTAGTGGTAAGGCGATTTATTATGATATTAATTTTTGCATTAGAGAATATGAGGCAAAAATTCTTGCTGATATAAATGCTAAGGATAAAGAATTTTTTATACAAATCATTGATAAAATCAATCAAAAATTAGAGTATTAA
- the luxS gene encoding S-ribosylhomocysteine lyase, whose amino-acid sequence MPLLDSFKVDHTKMPAPAVRLAKTMKTPKGDTISVFDLRFCVPNKDILPEKGIHTLEHLFAGFMRDHLNSNEVEIIDISPMGCRTGFYMSVIGTPDDESVKKAWLASMQDVIRATQIPEANEFQCGTCKLHSIDEAKAIAQKVLDSGIGIMNTQELLLKDLD is encoded by the coding sequence ATGCCATTACTTGATAGTTTTAAGGTAGATCATACCAAAATGCCAGCTCCAGCGGTGCGTCTAGCAAAAACGATGAAAACACCAAAAGGTGATACTATAAGCGTGTTTGATCTGCGTTTTTGCGTGCCAAATAAGGATATTTTACCAGAAAAAGGCATTCACACTTTAGAGCATTTGTTTGCTGGTTTTATGAGAGATCATTTGAATTCAAATGAGGTTGAGATCATTGACATTTCGCCTATGGGTTGTCGCACTGGTTTTTATATGAGTGTTATTGGCACACCAGATGATGAAAGCGTGAAAAAAGCGTGGCTTGCGAGTATGCAAGATGTTATCCGTGCGACTCAAATTCCAGAAGCAAATGAATTTCAGTGTGGCACTTGCAAGCTTCATTCTATCGATGAAGCAAAGGCTATCGCTCAAAAGGTGCTTGATAGTGGTATTGGTATAATGAATACTCAAGAGCTTTTGCTGAAGGATTTGGATTAA
- the dcuC gene encoding C4-dicarboxylate transporter DcuC, translating to MQSLQILFTLIGVVIVAYLVLKNYNPIFIFFFSGIIFLMSAYYLSGVPIPSSVKHTEATFLSNIMDSFVFISDTFKKNLAGVGLIIMSVAGFAALMKHINASAKLAYLANKPLAKVKNKYLVLSGTFVVGMALKIVISSYAGLLILLLACIYPVLLALKIRPITAVSVLSLIALDYGPKDGNSINMAEMVGQKDNVIGLFLNYQIYSVIAYVVLIAVLIPFYFSFMDKRDRIKGINNEEVEIPKIENPQCPTYYIFLPWLPIVFLFAAYFLQVKLDVITANFISIAIVFILEYARHRNAKKLGEDMVVIIKAMADIFISVVSIIIAASVFAEGIKALGGIGIVANAISSMGASAVILSIALLSFIVYFASVIMGSGIAAFNAFGRLAPDIAAKLHIEPIVLVLPIEIASCLGRAASPIAGGILVLAGFSKISPIAIVKRTTPLLLVAMLVNIIVAWSFTW from the coding sequence ATGCAAAGCTTGCAAATTCTTTTTACTCTCATAGGCGTAGTTATTGTAGCTTATTTGGTGCTTAAAAATTATAATCCCATTTTCATTTTCTTTTTTTCTGGCATAATCTTTTTAATGTCAGCATATTATTTAAGTGGAGTGCCTATCCCAAGTAGTGTTAAGCACACTGAAGCAACTTTTTTAAGTAACATCATGGATAGTTTTGTCTTTATTAGCGATACCTTTAAGAAAAACTTAGCTGGGGTGGGGCTCATTATCATGTCTGTGGCAGGTTTTGCAGCTCTTATGAAGCACATTAATGCTTCAGCAAAACTTGCTTATCTTGCAAACAAACCCTTAGCTAAGGTAAAAAACAAATACCTTGTTTTAAGTGGCACTTTTGTAGTGGGTATGGCACTTAAGATCGTGATTTCAAGTTATGCTGGCTTGCTTATCTTGCTTCTTGCCTGTATTTATCCGGTGTTGCTTGCTCTTAAAATTCGCCCAATTACTGCTGTGAGTGTGCTTTCTTTAATCGCACTTGATTATGGTCCAAAAGATGGAAATTCCATCAACATGGCAGAGATGGTTGGACAAAAAGACAATGTTATAGGTTTGTTTTTAAATTATCAAATTTATAGCGTGATCGCTTATGTGGTTTTAATCGCTGTGTTGATACCATTTTATTTTTCTTTTATGGATAAAAGAGATAGGATAAAAGGCATTAACAACGAAGAGGTTGAAATTCCAAAGATTGAAAATCCACAATGTCCTACCTACTATATCTTTTTACCTTGGCTTCCTATAGTCTTTCTTTTTGCGGCGTATTTTTTACAAGTTAAGCTTGATGTTATCACTGCAAATTTTATCAGCATTGCTATAGTGTTTATCCTTGAATACGCAAGGCATAGAAACGCTAAAAAACTTGGTGAAGATATGGTAGTGATCATTAAGGCTATGGCTGATATTTTCATCTCGGTTGTAAGCATTATCATCGCTGCTTCTGTGTTTGCTGAGGGTATTAAAGCACTTGGTGGTATAGGGATAGTGGCTAATGCCATTTCTTCTATGGGAGCTTCAGCTGTGATCTTAAGCATAGCACTTTTAAGCTTTATTGTGTATTTTGCTAGTGTGATTATGGGAAGTGGTATTGCTGCGTTTAATGCCTTTGGAAGACTTGCCCCAGATATAGCTGCAAAGCTTCATATAGAGCCTATAGTTTTGGTTTTACCTATAGAAATTGCTTCTTGTTTGGGACGCGCAGCTTCGCCAATTGCTGGTGGGATACTTGTTTTAGCAGGATTTTCAAAGATAAGTCCTATAGCTATAGTTAAAAGAACAACCCCGCTTTTACTTGTGGCTATGCTTGTTAATATCATCGTGGCTTGGAGTTTTACTTGGTAA